In the genome of Constrictibacter sp. MBR-5, one region contains:
- a CDS encoding acyl-CoA dehydrogenase family protein translates to MNFDFSDDQKQLREQVRRFLDDRCSTRAARARLEGAPPDPDLWKGIADMGWAGAAVPEEYGGVGLGYVDLCVIAEELGRCVAPVPFSSSVYLAAEAILRGGDAAQKRKWLPGLASGQTIGTIALSEGPKPATPASLAARFDGGRLTGTKLPVLDADVAGLAVVAARDARGDTALCVVDLKAEGVAVEAVESIDPSRSHARVTFESAPAEALAAASGWETVERVMDAAAVLFAFEQIGGAQRCLDMARDFALERHAFGRQIGSYQAIKHKLADVWVAIEIARSNAYYGAWALANDAADLAVAAATARVGASEAFWQASKENIQTHGGMGFTWELDCHLYYRRANLLGLQIGSRRTWKEKLIARLETRNTA, encoded by the coding sequence ATGAACTTCGACTTCTCCGACGACCAGAAGCAGCTGCGCGAACAGGTGCGGCGCTTCCTCGACGACCGCTGCTCGACCCGCGCGGCCCGCGCCCGCCTGGAAGGCGCGCCGCCCGATCCCGACCTGTGGAAGGGCATTGCCGACATGGGCTGGGCCGGGGCCGCCGTGCCGGAGGAGTATGGCGGCGTGGGGCTGGGCTATGTCGACCTCTGCGTGATCGCCGAGGAACTGGGGCGCTGCGTGGCGCCGGTGCCCTTCTCCTCGTCGGTCTATCTGGCGGCCGAAGCCATCCTGCGCGGCGGCGACGCGGCGCAGAAGCGCAAGTGGCTGCCCGGCCTCGCGAGCGGGCAGACGATCGGCACCATCGCCCTGTCCGAGGGGCCGAAGCCGGCGACGCCCGCCAGCCTCGCCGCGCGGTTCGACGGCGGTCGCCTGACCGGAACGAAGCTGCCCGTCCTGGACGCCGACGTGGCCGGCCTCGCCGTGGTGGCGGCGCGCGACGCACGCGGCGACACGGCGCTCTGCGTGGTCGACCTGAAGGCCGAGGGCGTCGCAGTCGAGGCGGTGGAGAGCATCGACCCGAGCCGCAGCCATGCGCGGGTGACCTTCGAGAGCGCGCCGGCGGAAGCGCTGGCGGCCGCCTCCGGCTGGGAGACCGTCGAGCGCGTCATGGATGCCGCAGCGGTGCTGTTCGCGTTCGAGCAGATCGGCGGGGCGCAGCGCTGCCTGGACATGGCACGCGACTTCGCGCTGGAGCGGCACGCCTTCGGCCGGCAGATCGGCTCCTACCAAGCGATCAAGCACAAGCTGGCCGACGTCTGGGTGGCGATCGAGATCGCCCGCTCGAACGCCTATTACGGTGCCTGGGCGCTCGCGAACGACGCGGCGGACTTGGCCGTCGCCGCGGCGACGGCACGGGTCGGCGCTAGCGAGGCCTTCTGGCAGGCATCGAAGGAGAATATCCAGACGCACGGCGGCATGGGATTCACCTGGGAACTCGACTGCCACCTGTACTACCGGCGGGCGAACCTGCTGGGGCTGCAGATCGGCAGCCGCCGCACCTGGAAAGAAAAGCTGATCGCGCGCCTCGAGACGCGCAACACCGCCTGA
- a CDS encoding acyl-CoA dehydrogenase family protein, whose amino-acid sequence MDFNDTPEEAAFRAQVRAFLDANAERKTGEEHSFRIGYGSDELVPVAKDFQRRKAEAGLAGITWPTEYGGRGQPQIHQVIYNQEEAEYLVPRGVFEIGLGMCIPTMMTFATEEQKQRFVGPALRGEEVWCQLFSEPAGGSDVAGLRTRAVRDGDDWVINGQKIWTSGAHFSDWGIIVVRTDPAAPKHKGLSFFFLDMKSPGIEVKRIKQIAGTSNFNEVFFTDVRVPDAQRLGKVGEGWRVAIATLMNERLAVGQTPAPDFPEIFQLCRQLELEDGPAIRNALVRDKLADWYVQQQGLKYARFRTMTALSRGETPGPESSMTKIVSANKRQAIAQFGIELMEAAGSVADPGLAPLKAMMQEAILSAPGNRIAGGTDEILRNIIAERVLGLPQDVRVDKDIPFQDLVAQGR is encoded by the coding sequence ATGGACTTCAACGACACGCCCGAAGAAGCCGCATTCCGCGCCCAGGTCCGCGCCTTCCTGGACGCGAACGCCGAGCGCAAGACCGGCGAGGAGCACAGCTTCAGGATCGGCTACGGCTCGGACGAGCTCGTCCCGGTGGCGAAGGACTTCCAGCGCCGCAAGGCGGAGGCGGGCCTCGCCGGCATCACCTGGCCGACCGAATATGGCGGCCGCGGCCAGCCGCAGATCCACCAGGTCATCTACAATCAGGAGGAAGCGGAGTATCTGGTCCCGCGCGGCGTCTTCGAGATCGGGCTCGGCATGTGCATCCCGACGATGATGACCTTCGCCACCGAGGAGCAGAAGCAGCGCTTCGTCGGCCCGGCATTGCGCGGCGAGGAGGTCTGGTGCCAGCTCTTCTCGGAGCCCGCCGGCGGCTCCGACGTGGCGGGCCTGCGCACGCGCGCCGTGCGCGACGGCGACGACTGGGTGATCAACGGCCAGAAGATCTGGACGTCGGGCGCGCACTTCTCCGACTGGGGCATCATCGTGGTGCGCACCGACCCCGCGGCGCCGAAGCACAAGGGGCTGAGCTTCTTCTTCCTCGACATGAAGTCGCCGGGCATCGAGGTGAAGCGGATCAAGCAGATCGCCGGCACGTCGAACTTCAACGAGGTCTTCTTCACCGACGTACGGGTGCCGGACGCCCAGCGCCTGGGCAAGGTCGGCGAAGGCTGGCGGGTCGCGATCGCCACCCTGATGAACGAGCGCCTTGCGGTCGGGCAGACGCCGGCGCCGGATTTCCCCGAGATCTTCCAGCTGTGCCGGCAACTCGAACTGGAAGACGGGCCGGCGATCCGGAACGCCCTGGTGCGCGACAAGCTGGCCGACTGGTACGTCCAGCAGCAGGGCCTGAAATATGCCCGCTTCAGGACGATGACCGCGCTGTCGCGCGGCGAGACGCCGGGTCCCGAGAGTTCGATGACCAAGATCGTCAGCGCCAACAAGCGCCAGGCGATCGCGCAGTTCGGCATCGAGCTGATGGAAGCCGCGGGATCGGTCGCGGACCCGGGCCTCGCCCCGCTCAAGGCGATGATGCAGGAGGCCATCCTCTCCGCCCCCGGCAACCGCATCGCGGGCGGTACCGACGAGATCCTGCGCAACATCATCGCCGAGCGTGTGCTGGGCCTGCCGCAGGACGTGCGCGTCGACAAGGACATCCCGTTCCAGGACCTCGTCGCCCAGGGCCGGTAG
- a CDS encoding F0F1 ATP synthase subunit delta: MAAQSGPVSGIAERYANALFDLADERKALDEVAEDLRSLKRMLDDSADLRKLVRSPVVKSEDQARAIEAVADRAGLSQLTRNFIGVVAKNRRLFAIEGMIAGYLQILARRRGEITAEVTAAKPLSDAQMAALQDSLRQVVAGKVSVDLTVDPSLLGGLVVKVGSRLFDSSIRTKLQRMQQAIRGA, from the coding sequence GTGGCAGCTCAGTCTGGACCGGTCTCCGGAATCGCCGAGCGCTATGCGAACGCTCTTTTCGATCTCGCGGACGAGCGCAAGGCGCTCGACGAGGTCGCGGAGGATCTCCGCTCGCTCAAGCGCATGCTCGACGATAGCGCCGACCTGCGGAAGCTGGTCCGCAGCCCGGTCGTCAAGAGCGAGGATCAGGCGCGCGCCATCGAGGCCGTGGCCGATCGCGCCGGCCTGTCGCAGCTCACCCGCAACTTCATCGGCGTGGTCGCCAAGAACCGGCGCCTGTTCGCCATCGAGGGCATGATCGCGGGGTACCTGCAGATCCTGGCGCGGCGCCGCGGCGAGATCACCGCCGAGGTGACCGCGGCAAAGCCGCTGAGCGACGCCCAGATGGCGGCGCTGCAGGATTCGCTGCGCCAGGTGGTCGCGGGCAAGGTTTCCGTCGACCTCACCGTCGACCCGTCGCTGCTCGGCGGGCTGGTCGTGAAGGTGGGCTCGCGTCTCTTCGACAGTTCCATTCGCACAAAGCTGCAGCGTATGCAGCAGGCCATTAGAGGGGCTTGA